A region from the Neurospora crassa OR74A linkage group V, whole genome shotgun sequence genome encodes:
- a CDS encoding fatty acid elongase yields MATASPVSFLDSLPRPTLDRPFGIHLWPIFSKAFEAVVGYPAEDFRFVPGETPMSTLKETSIFIVIYYTIIFGGRELMRNREPFKLRTLFLIHNFYLTAISAILLALFIEQLLPIVVRGGIFHAICHIDGGWTQPLVVLYYLNYLTKYLELLDTCFLFLKKKPLTFLHCYHHGATALLCYTQLIGSTSVSWVPITLNLTVHVVMYWYYFQSARGIRIWWKEWITRLQIIQFIIDLGFVYFASYTYFTSTYFPWMPNAGKCAGEEFAAFSGIGILSSYLVLFISFYFATYKKDGKRPTGRKSLRRMSQAPLPDPKDIVSAKASGARPSGAATARSRKA; encoded by the exons ATGGCGACCGCAAGCCCCGTGTCGTTCCTCGACAGCCTTCCCCGGCCCACCCTCGACCGCCCGTTCGGCATTCATCTATGGCCCATCTTCAGCAAGGCCTTTGAGGCCGTCGTCGGCTACCCTGCCGAAGACTTCAGATTCGTCCCCGGCGAGACGCCCATGTCCACTCTCAAGGAGACCagcatcttcatcgtcatctaCTACACCATCATCTTCGGCGGTCGCGAGCTCATGCGCAACCGCGAGCCCTTCAAGCTGCGCACGCTTTTCCTGATCCACAACTTCTACCTGACCGCCATCAGCGCTATCCTCCTGGCTCTCTTCATTGAGCAGCTTCTCCCCATTGTCGTTCGCGGCGGCATCTTCCATGCCATCTGCCACATCGACGGCGGCTGGACTCAGCCCCTGGTTGTCCTCTACTAC TTGAACTACCTTACCAAGTACCTCGAGCTCCTGGACACCTGCTTCTTGTtcctcaagaagaagcctcTCA CTTTCCTCCACTGCTACCACCATGGCGCCACTGCTCTTCTCTGCTACACCCAGTTGATCGGCTCCACCTCCGTCTCCTGGGTTCCCATTACCCTTAATTTGACTGTTCACGTCGTCATGTACTGGTACTACTTCCAGAGCGCGCGCGGCATCCGCATCTGGTGGAAGGAGTGGATCACCCGTCTCCAGATCATTCAGTTCATCATTGACCTCG GCTTTGTCTACTTCGCCTCTTACACCTATTTCACCTCGACCTACTTCCCGTGGATGCCCAATGCTGGCAAGTGCGCTGGCGAGGAGTTTGCTGCCTTCTCCGGCATTGGTATCCTCAGCTCTTACCttgtcctcttcatctccttctACTTTGCTACCTACAAGAAGGACGGAAAGCGCCCCACTGGTCGCAAGTCTCTCCGCAGAATGTCCCAGGCCCCGTTGCCCGACCCTAAGGATATCGTCAGCGCCAAGGCTTCTGGCGCTCGCCCCAGTGGCGCCGCTACTGCCCGTTCTCGCAAGGCTTAA